One stretch of Pseudomonadota bacterium DNA includes these proteins:
- a CDS encoding HAD hydrolase-like protein, with product MKKQLAIFDFDGTLANSMEWFSGVMNDVARQHGFRQISDEEREMLRGRSSREIVKYMGIPAWKLPLIARHMRKIARRDTGKIPAFPWLSHGDMPQHQPLKPPDRHSFSIIRMN from the coding sequence TTGAAAAAGCAGCTGGCAATTTTTGACTTTGACGGGACCCTTGCCAACAGCATGGAATGGTTTTCCGGTGTCATGAACGATGTGGCCCGGCAGCATGGTTTCCGGCAAATATCAGATGAAGAACGGGAAATGCTTCGGGGCCGTTCAAGCCGTGAGATCGTAAAGTATATGGGCATTCCGGCCTGGAAACTTCCCCTTATTGCCCGTCACATGCGCAAGATCGCACGGCGGGATACGGGAAAAATCCCTGCCTTTCCCTGGCTGTCACATGGGGATATGCCACAGCATCAGCCCTTGAAGCCGCCAGACCGACACAGTTTCTCCATTATCCGGATGAATTGA